CGTTCGTGGCCGTCTACCTCCTCGGTCGCCTCGTGCTCGTCCCGCTGACGAACCGCGCGATGCGCGCCCGCGGCTTCGATCCCACGATCCGGAGCCTCGCGGAGAACGTCGTCGGCGTGCTCGCGCTGTTCGCGGCGGTCGCCGTCGCGTTCACCGTCGCGGGGTTCGAGGTGTTTCTCGCGGCGTTCGCGACCATCGGCGGCGCGCTGGCGCTGGCGCTCGGCTTCGCCGCGCAGGACCTGCTCAGCAACTTCGTCGCCGGGATCTTCATCCTCAAGGACCGCCCATTCGAGATCGGCGACTGGATCGAGTGGAACGACATGGAGGGCACCGTCGAGGACATCGACCTGCGCGTGACGCGCGTGCGGACCTTCGACAACGAACGGATCACGGTCCCGAACTCCGAACTCGCGAACAACGCCCTCACGAACCCCGTCGCGTACGACACGCTCCGCCAGCGGTTCGTCTTCGGCATCGGCTACGACGACGACATCACCCACGCGACGCAGGTCATCCTGGAGGAGGCAGCGCGGGTGGAGGGCATCCTCGACGATCCCGAGCCGTCGGTCCGCGTCACGGAGCTGGCCGACTCCTACGTCGGCCTCCAGGCGCGCTTCTGGATCGGCGACCCCTCGCGCGCCGACCTCGTGGGGGTGCAGTCGGAGTTCGTGCAGGCCGTGAAGGAGCGCTGCGACGCCGAGCGGATCGAGATGCCGTATCCCTACCGCGAACTCACCGGTAGCATCGACGTGGACGGGATGACCGAACAGGAGCCGTCCGCCGCGCGCGCGGACGACTGAATCTCGGAAGCGTCTCGGAAAGCTCGGAGCCGCGTCAGTCGTCGACGGCGACCGCTGCCGGGCGGGACTCGCCGCGCGCGTCGCCCGGGGGGCGGAGCGCGAGTGCCGCGCCGCCGGCGACGACGGCGAGCGCGCCGCCGAGCAGGAACGTCCACGTCCAGCCGGAGACGGTCACGAGCCACCCCGTCACGGTCCCCCCGAAGATGCCCCCCCACATCTTCCCCGAGTAGAGCAGCGCGTAGTTCGCCGAGGACTCTGCCTCGCCGTAGTAGTCAGCGACGATGCTCGGAAAGAGGGTGTACTGCGGGCTCCAGAAGAACGTCGCCACGACGACGGCGACGAGGAAGCCGACGGTGGTACCGGACTGCCCGAAGTAGACGACGGCGAACAGCCCGAGTCCGCACAGCGCGAACGAGGCGGCCATCGCGACCCGCCGGTTGACGCGGTCGGAGAGTTCGCCCAGCAGGAGGCGGCCGACGCCGCCCGCGATCGGGAGCAGCGTCGCCGACGCGGTGGCGGTCACCGCGGTCAGCCCCATCGCCGCGGCGAACGAGACGATCTTCGCGGTCAGCATCAGCCCCGCGCCGCTGACAGCGACGAACATCGCGTACATCAGCCAGAACTGCCACGTCCGGAGCATCCCGCGCCAGGTGTAGTCGCCCCTCGGCGCGGCCGCGGTCGCCCCCTCGTCGCCTCCCGCGTCCCTCCCGTCCACGTCCGCGTACCACGATTCCGGCGGGTCGCGGAGCACGAACGCGGCGACGAGGATCGCCGCGCCGATGATCAGCCCCATCGTGCGGAGCACGTCGTCGTAGCCGCCGACGGTCGCGTTGGCGCGGACGTACGGGACGAACAGCGCCGCTCCGCCCGCGAACGCCATCGTCCCGGCCCCCGTCGTCAGTCCCCGGCGATCCGGGAACCACTTCAGCGCGGTGTTCACCGCGACGGTGTAGACGACGCCGACGCCGATCGCGCCGACCGAGTAGAGCACCCACAGCTGGAGCGGCGTCGTCGCGTACGAGAGCAGGTAGTACGACCCGCCGGCCAGCCCCGCCGCGAGGAGCGTCAGCCCCCGCGGGCCGTGGCGGTCGCGCCACCAGCCCACCGGGAACTGCGACCCCGACTGGAAGATCACGTACAGGGTGAACACCAGCCCGAGGGCGGTCGGCGAGATCTCGAGGTCGGTCGCGAGCGGCCCCTCGATGGACGACCAGACGTACTGGTAGGGGCTGACCGCGCCCATCGCGAGCGCGGCGGCGACCACCAGCCACCACCGGGAGAACCCGAGGTGCTCGCGGGCGCGGGCGGCGTACTCGTGGTCGGGGCCGTCCGCCGCCATCAGTACCCGACCGCGAGGCCGTCCTTGCGCGGCTCGGTCGCCCCCGAGAGGATCCCGTCCTCGTTGCGGACGATCTGCGCCCCGCCGAACTGCGAGGCGGGGAGCGTCCGAACGTCGTGACCCATACGGGCGAGCTTCGGCGCGATGCCGTCGGCGACGCGTTCCTCGAGCGCGAGCGAGCTGTCCTCGCGGTAGCGCCAGCGCGGCTCGTCGAGCGCCGCCTGCAGCGGGAGGTCGTAGTCGACGAGGTT
The Halomarina pelagica DNA segment above includes these coding regions:
- a CDS encoding mechanosensitive ion channel family protein, yielding MTLGRYTLVLQQGGSNGGTGIDWPDTPGEALAQFSGVVADVLVFVAAFVAVYLLGRLVLVPLTNRAMRARGFDPTIRSLAENVVGVLALFAAVAVAFTVAGFEVFLAAFATIGGALALALGFAAQDLLSNFVAGIFILKDRPFEIGDWIEWNDMEGTVEDIDLRVTRVRTFDNERITVPNSELANNALTNPVAYDTLRQRFVFGIGYDDDITHATQVILEEAARVEGILDDPEPSVRVTELADSYVGLQARFWIGDPSRADLVGVQSEFVQAVKERCDAERIEMPYPYRELTGSIDVDGMTEQEPSAARADD
- a CDS encoding OFA family MFS transporter; protein product: MAADGPDHEYAARAREHLGFSRWWLVVAAALAMGAVSPYQYVWSSIEGPLATDLEISPTALGLVFTLYVIFQSGSQFPVGWWRDRHGPRGLTLLAAGLAGGSYYLLSYATTPLQLWVLYSVGAIGVGVVYTVAVNTALKWFPDRRGLTTGAGTMAFAGGAALFVPYVRANATVGGYDDVLRTMGLIIGAAILVAAFVLRDPPESWYADVDGRDAGGDEGATAAAPRGDYTWRGMLRTWQFWLMYAMFVAVSGAGLMLTAKIVSFAAAMGLTAVTATASATLLPIAGGVGRLLLGELSDRVNRRVAMAASFALCGLGLFAVVYFGQSGTTVGFLVAVVVATFFWSPQYTLFPSIVADYYGEAESSANYALLYSGKMWGGIFGGTVTGWLVTVSGWTWTFLLGGALAVVAGGAALALRPPGDARGESRPAAVAVDD